A region of the Puniceicoccaceae bacterium genome:
ACCCAGCAGCTGGATCGCTTTGAGCAGGGGTTGGGACAGGCCCAGTTCTTGAAAGGTGGTTTCAGTCATTCCAATAAATTCTGCGGGCTGTCTCGAAAGCCCCATCATACAGCGGACCCGCAACTGTCGTCACCGCATTTCAAAACGCAAGCGGAAAACGAAAGGGCATGCGTAGGGCTTGTGTTCGCCGCAAACCGTTTCCGACCTAGAGCGACCGGATCACCTGCAAATCCGCGATCAGCTTTTTCAACTGCTCAGGCGTGATGGCCTGCTTCGGATCGTCTCCAATGCCCATGGAAGGACGAATATTGCATTCAATGTTCAGCCCATCGGCCCCGTATGCTACCGCAGCCTTGCAGCACGCCGGCACATGCACCGCTTTGCCCACGGCATGCGATGCGTCATACACCACCGGTGCCCAGGTCTTCTCCTTGAGCAGGGGGATGATGGATTCGTCCGGATAGTTGCGGTATCCGTCCAATCCCGGCAAAGTTCCCCGTGGGCACAGCAACACGTTCGCATTGCCTGCCGCCACCACATACTCTGCAGCAGCGATAAATTCATCGATGGGTGCCATGTGGCGGCCACGCTTGAGCAGCACTGCCGTTGGCAGATCCTGTGTGCGTTGTCCAATCTCCTTCAGCAGGGAGTAGTTGAGCGCGTTGCGTGTGCCGATCTGCAGCATCTCCACCTCTGCCTGCAAGGCAATTTCCAACTGTGCGCTGTCCATAACTTCAACGTTAAGGGGCAGCCCGGTGCGCGCACGTGCCTCCACCATCAGTTCCATGCATTTGCTGTGTCCCTGATACGAGTATGGAACTGTTCGCGGTTTCCAAACACCTCCGCGAAGCATGTGAGCGCCCGCTTCCTTCACCGCCTCCGCCGTTTCAAACAATGCGTTGGGGTTCTGCGGATCCACCGTGCACGGTCCTGCAATCACGAGCAAATCCTGCTTGAGCCGGCATCCGCCAATCTCCACCTGTTGTGAAGCCAACTCCGCGCGAAGGTCCATGAGCTTGAACGGGGATTCAATGCGATCCACCCGGTCCACATAGGGCAACCCAATCAACCGGTTGAACATGAGTTCATGCTGCTCGTCACCCAGAATCGCATAAACACAGCGATGAGCCCCCACAATCACCTGAATTCGGCAATCATAGGCTTCGACAATAGACTGGACTTCTGCCAGTTGAGCATCCGTCAACTTGGGTTCTTTGGAAATGATCATGCGGGTTTCTCCTGAAAAACTTCAGAGTTTCGCGCCACCAGCTACTGGTTGGCAAATGCAAAAGTGCAGCTTCTCCTTCCCTGTTCTCCTGAACCCATGCAAAGGAGCCTCGAACCTGGATCATTCCTGCTCAATCGCCAGCTGCAACATGCCCTGCATCCACCCGTTGCACTTCACTGCCCCGTTGATTTGCTGCAAGCGAAGCAGGGACAGCACTTGATCCAGAAATGCCGGCATGTCTCCAGCATGCCAAACCGTCCAACGGCTGAAACCATCCTGCCCCGATTGCGCAGCAAATAGCGGCAAAAAGGCGTCACAACACAGCGTGTGCAACCGACTCCCGCCGATGCGTCCCTTCAAGAGGGTTGACTCCAGTGCTTTCAAAATCTCGCGCACACCGAATTGTTTCCGGAAGCGCTGCACATTTCCGGGAACCTCATGCAGTTCCAAAACATCGCCGTCGACGCTCTCAAACTGCTGCAGGAGCGCGAGCAGCAACTCTGGCCAATTCGGGTATTCCGAAAGCAGTCCGTGATACGCACAGAGTCGACGAAAGGGTTGATTCGCCGGACGAATCCCCTGCAGTTTCCACTCGCCTCGGCGGGATTCGAAGACCTGCTCCGGTTCCCAGTCGGGTTGTCCCGCACGCAGGGGATGCTCCAAGGCGATCGCATGCATGGGTGCTCGATTG
Encoded here:
- a CDS encoding 3-deoxy-D-arabino-heptulosonate 7-phosphate synthase, whose product is MIISKEPKLTDAQLAEVQSIVEAYDCRIQVIVGAHRCVYAILGDEQHELMFNRLIGLPYVDRVDRIESPFKLMDLRAELASQQVEIGGCRLKQDLLVIAGPCTVDPQNPNALFETAEAVKEAGAHMLRGGVWKPRTVPYSYQGHSKCMELMVEARARTGLPLNVEVMDSAQLEIALQAEVEMLQIGTRNALNYSLLKEIGQRTQDLPTAVLLKRGRHMAPIDEFIAAAEYVVAAGNANVLLCPRGTLPGLDGYRNYPDESIIPLLKEKTWAPVVYDASHAVGKAVHVPACCKAAVAYGADGLNIECNIRPSMGIGDDPKQAITPEQLKKLIADLQVIRSL